The Saccharomyces paradoxus chromosome XV, complete sequence DNA window TACGCAAATTTAAAAGATAGAATTGAGACATTAGGCATCCTAGGAGAGGGGGCCGGTGGCTCTGTTTCCAAGTGTAAACTGAAAAATGGATCGAAAATATTCGCTTTAAAAGTGATAAATACATTAAATACAGATCCCGAGTatcaaaaacaaatattCAGAGAATTGCAGTTTAATAGAAGTTTCCAGTCCGAATATATTGTACGATATTATGGAATGTTTACTGATGACGAAAACTCTTCAATTTATATTGCCATGGAGTACATGGGCGGGCGATCGTTGGATGctatttacaaaaatttgttAAAACGTGGTGGTAGGATCAGTGAGAAAGTCCTCGGGAAAATAGCAGAAGCGGTACTAAGAGGACTATCATATTTGCATGAGAAAAAAGTTATTCATAGAGATATTAAACCACAGAATATTCTACTGAATGAAAATGGACACGTGAAGCTTTGTGATTTTGGAGTCAGTGGAGAAGCCGTCAACTCGCTAGCCACAACATTCACGGGAACCTCCTTCTATATGGCTCCAGAAAGAATTCAAGGCCAACCGTATAGCGTCACATCTGATGTATGGTCACTTGGATTGACGATTTTGGAAGTGGCGAACGGGAAATTTCCATGCTCTTCTGAGAAGATGGCAGCCAATATAGCTCCCTTTGAATTGTTAATGTGGATTTTAACATTCACGCCTGAATTAAAGGATGAACCCGAATCCAATATCATATGGAGTCCATCGTTCAAATCTTTTATCGAGTACTGCTTGAAAAAGGACAGTCGCGAACGGCCATCTCCAAGGCAGATGATTAATCATCCCTGGATAAAAGggcaaatgaaaaaaaaagtcaatATGGAAAAATTCGTGAAGAAGTGCTGGGAAGATTAATCgattgtcatttttttttcttaacaTCAGTTaagtttattttattttctttcgcACTTGCCACAAGTTTTTGCGCCCATACAAGATTCATACCCAGTATAGTTTAACTACAGCACATTGCTATACACAGCTTCTAAACTAAGTAAATTCGAATATATTGATATATTAATTTAACGTGCAGGGTTGGCATTTAGTGGCCTATATGTCTTTGTACTTGGTATACGTATTCAGTGATGTTCTAATACCTCGCAACGCAATTTCCAGCGAGGTTAGGTTGAGGCAAAGTTAACTCCCAAGAATCACAACGCCTGCCGTGTTTGAGACACAACTATATACTCTGGTGTTACTGTACGCATTTAGAAACAACGATAATTTGCTAAGTGCTACTTTAGATTCAAACTACAAAGACACATATTGTGGAAGAGTAAGttgaaaacttgaaaatgaGAGCTTTTTCAGCAGCCACGGTTAGGGCCACAACTAGGAAGTCGTTCGTTCCAATGGCACCAAGAACCCCTTTTATGACGTCTTCGTTTGCAAGAAGTGTAACTCCAATGACAAGAATGAGATATTATTCTGATgaagcaaaaaaagaagaagccaAAGAAGGCAATGAAAATTCGACTGAAGAACAATCagaaatcaagaaactAGAGAATCAGTTAAGTGCGAAGACTAAGGAAGCTTCTGAACTCAAGGACAGATTATTAAGATCTGTTGCAGATTTCAGAAACTTGCAACAAGTCACAAAGAAGGATATTCAGAAGGCTAAAGACTTCGCTTTACAGAAGTTTGCTAAGGATTTACTGGAATCCGTAGATAACTTTGGTCATGCTTTGAATGcttttaaagaagaagacttACAAAAATCCAAGGAAATTAGTGACTTGTATACAGGGGTTAGAATGACAAGagatgtttttgaaaataccCTAAGAAAGCATggtattgaaaaattagatcCATTGGGAGAACCATTCGATCCAAACAAACACGAAGCAACATTCGAACTGCCACAACCTGATAAGGAACCAGGTACTGTTTTCCATGTACAACAACTAGGTTTCACCTTGAACGACAGAGTTATCAGACCAGCAAAAGTCGGCATTGTTAAGAGCGAAGAGAACTAATTTTGACGAATTGCTACTACCTTTGTCTTTATCTACGTGtgccttttttctttctctgcCTGGTTTAGTTTTATTTAGTACGTTTACTTGTATATATTTGTAaactaataaaaatataaaggAATAAATCTCAAAACATATCTATTCTGTAAAACTGGAAGTATGTAAGTTACTGAAAGGCACAAATTACACAAGAGTGACAATTTTTGGTTCTTCTGTATGTATTTCAGAGAAAgctcttttgtttctctACGACTGGCCACTTcctcttttatttttttgtaaacAATGACGGCGAGTTTCTTTTGGAACGTGAGCAGAAAATTATTATCTGTTGTAAACAATCGCATCGGCAGGAGGGCGTAATCTTATGCTAAAGACGTGTAGTTTCAAAGGACAATAAAGCATTAGCTGTTTTTGTAGCGCATCTTTTTTAGCAAGTTCACACGTTTATTGAACTTATTGTGAATTTTAAGTAAAACACCTTTTGTTTTCTCGAGGAAATCTAGCTACCTTTTCATAGGTGAAGTCATCGCATAATATTCCATCAGGACATTCCATATATCtggaaatatatatatggcTTCTGTACCTAAGCGCCATACGTACGGTGGCAACGTTGTCACTGACAGGAACCGTCATTCTCTTCAAAGgaataatgaaattttgcATCCTATACGTAAAGACCAGCGAAAACATGCCACATTCGGACCATACATAATTGGTTCCACTTTGGGTGAAGGTGAGTTCGGTAAAGTCAAGCTGGGTTGGACTAAACCATCCTCCTCGAATGAAGTCCCTAAGCAGGTAGCAATAAAACTAATTAGAAGAGATACAATCAAGAAAGATGCcgataaagaaatcaaaatataTCGCGAAATTAACGCACTGAAGCATTTAACTCATCCTAACATCATTTATTTAGAAGAGGTCCTACAGAATTCGAAATATATTGGAATAGTGCTAGAATTCGTATCTGGAGGAGAATTCTATAAGTATATTCAACGTAAGAGGAGACTAAAGGAATCTTCTGCATGCAGGTTGTTTGCCCAATTAATTAGTGGCGTCAATTATATGCATTACAAGGGACTTGTTCATAGGGACCTGAAACTGGAAAATTTGTTATTAGATAAGCATGAAAACTTAGTCATTACGGATTTTGGTTTCGTGAATGAATTCTTTGAAGACAACGAATTAATGAAAACTTCTTGTGGTTCACCATGTTATGCGGCACCAGAATTAGTTGTTAGTACCAAGGCATATGAAGCAAGAAAGGCAGACGTTTGGTCATGTGGTATTATTCTTTATGCAATGCTCGCCGGATATTTGCCGTGGGATGATGATCATGAAAATCCAACGGGTGACGATATTGCTAGACTATACAAATACATCACTCAAACACCTCTTAAATTTCCCGAATACATAACCCCTATTCCAAGAGATCTGCTAAGGCGAATTCTGGTACCGAACCCAAGGAGAAGGGTGAGCTTACAAGCAATAGAGAGGCATGTGTGGTTGAAGCCTCATGAAGCGTTTTTAAGCATTCAGCCGAACTATTGGGATGAACACTTACAAAGGGAGCGTCCACAATTGTCTAATAAAGGTGATGTTGGTCGCCACTCAACTTATTCTTCACCAGCATCGTCGTACTCAAAAAGTAGAGATAGAAACTCTTTAATAATAGAGTCAACGCTCGAGCAATCTCGGATGTCCCCACAACCTTTAGCTAGCGGTTCAACATCACCGAAATCCTCCAGTGATCCAAGAGTGGTGTTAAATGctgcgaaaaaaaatatgaaagaaTCCAGTATAACTAGCGAACGTACGAGTGCACCCAGCAAGTACACACGCGATTCAAAAGACAACTCCCAAATAGAACAAATAGCGGCTAGACATTCATCCAGGGGCAATAAGCATACATCAGTTGCAGGACTCGTGACAATTCCGGGCTCCCCCACAACTGCAAGAACAAGGAATTCACCATCAGAACCTACTGAGCATCTAAAAGGTCCTAGCCCGCCAAACTTTACTCAGGAGGAATTCCACCGTGTTGGTAATTACCACGTGCCTCGCAGCAGACCTAGGCCAACCTCATATTATCCTGGACTCAGTCGTAACACACCAGATAATTTAGTTGATATTCCAGTAAATAAGCTAGGCTCAAGCGGAAGACTGGCAGATACCAAAAACATAGTAGTACCTTTGCACAGCCTTGAAGGTAAGCCTTCGGACATAATACACGATGCCACCAAAGCTACGATCTCCAATAATTCCATTATACTATTATCGGAAGGTCCAGCTGCAAAGACTTCCCCCGTAGATTACCATTATGCTATTGGCGATTTGAATCATGGCGACAAACCCATAACAGAGGCTATCGTTAAAATGAATAAAGACCTTACTCATAAAATAGTAGAGCATAGTTTTTCCCAGGAAAACGTCGAATTAGAGGGTACCTCAATGATATCAGTTACGAAAGAGTCTAATGACTCCACCGATGAAGAACGTGTGGATACTCAGCCAGAGAATGTTGGCCACTCTTCTAATAAATCGGACGCATCCTCTGATAAAGAGAATAAAAAGAACTACGAAAGGAAGAGGTTTAGCTTCATGTCGTTATACTCATCCTTAAATGGTTCGAGGTCCACTGTTGGATCTCGTAACTCAAAAGGAAACGCACCCCCCATTTCATCTAGAAATCCTTCAGGACAATCGAATAAGAATACCATTAAAATAACTCAGCAACAACCACGTAACCTTTCCGATAGCAGTATGTTAAGAGTTTCAAATCCcgacaaaaaaattagtgataatagaaaaagaaacaacaCATCTGGCTACGTTGGAAACGAAAATCCAGGAAGGTCGGTACGAGCTTCTGTTATGGTTTCAACATTACGAGAAGAAGATCGATCCGGATGGTCGAATGAAGGGAATAATGTTGAGGCACAGACCTCAACAGCACGAAAggttttaaattttttcaaaagaaggaGCATGAGGGTTTGATTTTTTAGTACGTAGGTATATCGGCAATTACAACTATATTATAGAgtgataatattattttctttttgaaattctaataGTCTTTTTGACGGGAGCACCAAATATCGTTTAATAACGTGCTACATGCTCctaattaaaaaaaaagttaccTAGATTATTTACATAGAAAACATTGTATAAAATGAATGGAGTAAGAACtcaaaatataaacaaaagaataaggatatatatatatgaatgcttattttttatattttatacaatattaataacaataattataattttgttttggttTAACTTAATTAAATGTTAGATGGGTACAAGAAAATTCTGACAGAGGCACCGAAAGTTTTGGCTGGCAAGTTGTTTCTAAAGGTAGCTCTCACGACACCAGAGTTACCGTGAGTTCTGGTGACCTTACCCCACATAACTCTAATCTTAGAGCCTCTAACTTCCTTGGAAGCTCTGTAGACGTAGGCAATACGTTTACCCAAGTAAAATTGGGCATCTTGTGGAGTGGCAACACCTTCAATCTTGATCAAAGAAACATTTGGGTTGTTGACTCTCTTAGATCTTTGGTAGGATAAGTGCTTACCTTTAACGTATActatcaaaataaaaaagaatagaatTTGTCAATTCATATATACAACTGTTAGTAAGGTTGTACTTTCATGAGCACGTTGCGGAGTGAAATAATTCGTCATTTGATCGAGCTCAGAATATTGAAACAGCGGCAGTTGTTCCGGGGAAATCTCGTTTTTTGTTAAAGTGTTCGAATGA harbors:
- the MKK1 gene encoding mitogen-activated protein kinase kinase MKK1 (MAPKK involved in the protein kinase C signaling pathway~similar to YOR231W); protein product: MASLFRPPESAKGNPNSPRLKLPLLRNNQLNESNIYSTSNGSSTTACGHTPEPLTSSTSTLFSQTRLYPSDSSVTLNTMKKRPAPPSLPSLSTNPLYKNKTLPQLVPIADVPDSKQDLGLKQHVVAANELPGSYELTPSSMTSPFSHTNTSSPYLRNDLNNSVGSDFSNLISAYERSSSPIKSFCQLESPSESYIDLNSVRDVDQLDENGWKYANLKDRIETLGILGEGAGGSVSKCKLKNGSKIFALKVINTLNTDPEYQKQIFRELQFNRSFQSEYIVRYYGMFTDDENSSIYIAMEYMGGRSLDAIYKNLLKRGGRISEKVLGKIAEAVLRGLSYLHEKKVIHRDIKPQNILLNENGHVKLCDFGVSGEAVNSLATTFTGTSFYMAPERIQGQPYSVTSDVWSLGLTILEVANGKFPCSSEKMAANIAPFELLMWILTFTPELKDEPESNIIWSPSFKSFIEYCLKKDSRERPSPRQMINHPWIKGQMKKKVNMEKFVKKCWED
- the MGE1 gene encoding mitochondrial nucleotide exchange factor MGE1 (Mitochondrial matrix cochaperone~similar to YOR232W), which translates into the protein MRAFSAATVRATTRKSFVPMAPRTPFMTSSFARSVTPMTRMRYYSDEAKKEEAKEGNENSTEEQSEIKKLENQLSAKTKEASELKDRLLRSVADFRNLQQVTKKDIQKAKDFALQKFAKDLLESVDNFGHALNAFKEEDLQKSKEISDLYTGVRMTRDVFENTLRKHGIEKLDPLGEPFDPNKHEATFELPQPDKEPGTVFHVQQLGFTLNDRVIRPAKVGIVKSEEN
- the KIN4 gene encoding putative serine/threonine protein kinase KIN4 (Serine/threonine protein kinase~similar to YOR233W); translated protein: MASVPKRHTYGGNVVTDRNRHSLQRNNEILHPIRKDQRKHATFGPYIIGSTLGEGEFGKVKLGWTKPSSSNEVPKQVAIKLIRRDTIKKDADKEIKIYREINALKHLTHPNIIYLEEVLQNSKYIGIVLEFVSGGEFYKYIQRKRRLKESSACRLFAQLISGVNYMHYKGLVHRDLKLENLLLDKHENLVITDFGFVNEFFEDNELMKTSCGSPCYAAPELVVSTKAYEARKADVWSCGIILYAMLAGYLPWDDDHENPTGDDIARLYKYITQTPLKFPEYITPIPRDLLRRILVPNPRRRVSLQAIERHVWLKPHEAFLSIQPNYWDEHLQRERPQLSNKGDVGRHSTYSSPASSYSKSRDRNSLIIESTLEQSRMSPQPLASGSTSPKSSSDPRVVLNAAKKNMKESSITSERTSAPSKYTRDSKDNSQIEQIAARHSSRGNKHTSVAGLVTIPGSPTTARTRNSPSEPTEHLKGPSPPNFTQEEFHRVGNYHVPRSRPRPTSYYPGLSRNTPDNLVDIPVNKLGSSGRLADTKNIVVPLHSLEGKPSDIIHDATKATISNNSIILLSEGPAAKTSPVDYHYAIGDLNHGDKPITEAIVKMNKDLTHKIVEHSFSQENVELEGTSMISVTKESNDSTDEERVDTQPENVGHSSNKSDASSDKENKKNYERKRFSFMSLYSSLNGSRSTVGSRNSKGNAPPISSRNPSGQSNKNTIKITQQQPRNLSDSSMLRVSNPDKKISDNRKRNNTSGYVGNENPGRSVRASVMVSTLREEDRSGWSNEGNNVEAQTSTARKVLNFFKRRSMRV